A part of Larkinella insperata genomic DNA contains:
- a CDS encoding Gfo/Idh/MocA family protein, with protein sequence MEKIKVGVVGTGFIGPAHIEALRRLPNVEVAALCEVTAELARQKADSLGIARSYTFEELLKQDDIQSIHICTPNFLHYSQSKAALEAGKHVICEKPLAKDLKEAEELVQLAAQTGLVNAVHFNLRYYPLARQMKVMREKGDLGEIYSIIGSYLQDWLFYETDYNWRLEPDKSGDSRAIADIGSHLMDIIEYITGLKTTAVLADFNTIHKTRKKPLKPVETYSGKMLQPEDYADVPINTEDHANVLLRFDNGNKGVITVSQVSAGRKNQMKLEIAGAKKTFAWNSEAPNEMWIGNRDGYNENLMRDPSLMYSEARSVVSFPGGHNEGFPDTSKQMFKEVYEAIAAGKQPENPTFPTFADGYRELLICEKILESNRKQAWVEV encoded by the coding sequence ATGGAAAAAATCAAAGTTGGTGTAGTTGGTACGGGCTTCATTGGTCCGGCTCACATTGAAGCCCTGCGTCGGCTTCCGAACGTTGAGGTAGCGGCTTTGTGTGAAGTCACGGCTGAGCTGGCCAGACAGAAAGCCGATTCGCTCGGCATTGCCCGTTCCTACACCTTTGAGGAATTACTCAAACAGGACGATATTCAGTCCATTCACATCTGTACGCCCAACTTCCTGCACTATTCGCAGTCGAAAGCTGCCCTGGAAGCTGGCAAGCACGTCATTTGCGAAAAACCGCTGGCGAAAGACCTGAAAGAAGCCGAGGAACTGGTGCAACTGGCGGCCCAGACGGGTCTGGTCAATGCCGTTCACTTTAACTTACGGTATTATCCGCTGGCCCGGCAGATGAAGGTAATGCGCGAAAAAGGCGACCTGGGCGAAATCTATTCCATCATTGGCTCGTACCTGCAGGACTGGCTGTTCTACGAAACCGATTACAACTGGCGGCTCGAACCCGACAAGTCGGGCGACTCACGGGCGATTGCCGACATCGGTTCGCACCTGATGGACATCATCGAATACATTACGGGGCTGAAAACCACCGCCGTACTTGCCGACTTCAACACCATTCACAAAACCCGCAAAAAGCCGTTGAAGCCCGTGGAAACGTATTCGGGCAAGATGCTGCAGCCGGAAGATTACGCCGATGTGCCCATCAACACCGAAGACCACGCCAACGTGCTGCTGCGGTTTGATAACGGCAACAAAGGCGTCATTACGGTATCGCAGGTGTCGGCGGGTCGGAAAAACCAGATGAAACTGGAAATTGCCGGAGCGAAGAAAACCTTCGCCTGGAACTCCGAAGCGCCGAACGAAATGTGGATCGGTAACCGCGACGGCTACAACGAAAACCTGATGCGCGATCCGTCGCTGATGTATTCCGAAGCCCGCTCGGTGGTTTCGTTCCCCGGTGGTCACAACGAAGGCTTCCCCGACACCTCCAAGCAGATGTTCAAGGAAGTTTACGAAGCGATTGCCGCCGGTAAACAACCCGAAAACCCCACGTTCCCGACGTTCGCCGACGGCTACCGCGAACTGCTCATCTGCGAGAAGATTCTGGAATCAAACCGGAAGCAGGCGTGGGTTGAAGTATAA
- a CDS encoding four helix bundle protein — protein MLRCIQVFRSLPNSFEAQHFGKQLLRCSSSSVADYRAVRRARSQNEFFAKM, from the coding sequence ATGCTGCGGTGTATTCAGGTTTTTCGCTCATTACCCAACTCGTTTGAAGCACAACATTTCGGGAAACAGCTACTGCGTTGTTCCTCATCGTCAGTAGCAGACTACCGCGCCGTCCGGCGAGCACGAAGTCAAAATGAGTTTTTCGCCAAGATGTAG
- a CDS encoding sugar phosphate isomerase/epimerase family protein gives MKTIQGPAIFLAQFLGDTEPFNSLESIAKYMADLGYKGIQIPTWDPRMIDLKQAAESTGYCDDLKGKLKDIGVEITELSTHLQGQLVAVHPAYGEMFNGFGPAELAGKPKEQQEWATQQLLWAAKASQNLGLTSHVTFSGALLWPYVYPWPQRPAGLVTTAFQELAKRWTPILNAFDEAGVDVGYELHPGEDLHDGVTFEIFLDHVNGHPRAGINYDPSHFILQQLDYLQFIDFYHDRIYAFHVKDAEFNPTGKQGVYGGYQGWVERAGRFRSLGDGQVDFGGIFSKLSQYDYDGWAVLEWECAIKHPEQGAAEGAPFIQDHIIRVTERAFDDFAGTGADEEFNKRVLGL, from the coding sequence ATGAAAACCATTCAAGGACCCGCCATTTTTCTGGCACAATTCCTGGGTGATACCGAGCCCTTTAACTCACTGGAGTCCATTGCCAAATACATGGCCGATCTGGGCTACAAAGGCATTCAGATCCCGACCTGGGATCCCCGCATGATTGACCTCAAGCAGGCCGCCGAAAGCACGGGATACTGCGACGACCTGAAAGGCAAACTGAAAGATATCGGCGTGGAAATCACCGAACTTTCAACCCACTTGCAGGGCCAGCTGGTGGCGGTCCACCCGGCTTACGGCGAAATGTTCAACGGGTTTGGACCGGCCGAACTGGCGGGCAAACCGAAAGAGCAGCAGGAGTGGGCCACGCAGCAACTCCTGTGGGCGGCCAAAGCCAGCCAGAACCTGGGCCTGACTTCGCACGTCACTTTCTCCGGCGCTCTGCTGTGGCCGTATGTGTACCCGTGGCCGCAACGTCCGGCGGGGTTGGTAACGACGGCCTTCCAGGAGCTGGCCAAACGCTGGACCCCAATCCTGAACGCATTCGACGAAGCAGGGGTGGATGTAGGCTACGAACTGCACCCGGGCGAAGACCTGCACGACGGGGTCACATTCGAGATATTCCTCGATCACGTCAACGGTCACCCGCGCGCCGGGATCAACTACGACCCCAGCCACTTTATCCTGCAACAACTGGATTACCTGCAGTTCATCGACTTCTACCACGACCGGATTTACGCCTTCCACGTCAAGGATGCCGAGTTTAATCCCACCGGCAAACAGGGCGTTTACGGCGGCTACCAGGGCTGGGTCGAGCGCGCGGGCCGGTTCCGTTCGCTGGGCGACGGTCAGGTTGATTTCGGCGGTATTTTCAGCAAACTGTCGCAGTACGACTACGACGGCTGGGCGGTATTGGAGTGGGAGTGCGCCATCAAGCACCCCGAGCAGGGCGCGGCTGAAGGGGCGCCGTTCATCCAGGATCACATCATCCGGGTAACCGAGCGGGCCTTCGACGACTTCGCCGGAACGGGCGCTGACGAGGAATTTAACAAGCGCGTACTGGGCTTGTAA
- the modA gene encoding molybdate ABC transporter substrate-binding protein has translation MRHWLILLLFVLAGPSNAQKVRVAVAANAQFVMEKLQAGFKKKTGLEIEPIVNSSGKLTTQIQNGAPFDVFLSADMEYPAAVDKAGMAATKPKIYAYGLLVLWTRADIDPAPGIAVLNDKRIHKIAVANPRMAPYGAAAVAVMAQQKRLDILQPKIVYGESIAQVNQYLISGAVEAGFTAKSVVLEPSMQGRGRWANVKGAAPIAQGVVLLKGAKAHARQFYDYLFSPEARAIFRRYGYQTPVHP, from the coding sequence ATGCGCCACTGGCTAATTCTCCTTCTTTTCGTCCTGGCTGGGCCTTCCAACGCCCAGAAAGTCCGGGTGGCGGTGGCGGCCAATGCCCAGTTTGTGATGGAGAAGCTCCAGGCTGGATTTAAAAAGAAAACCGGGCTGGAAATCGAGCCCATCGTCAATTCGTCGGGTAAGCTGACAACCCAGATTCAGAACGGCGCCCCCTTTGACGTTTTTCTGTCGGCCGATATGGAGTACCCCGCAGCGGTTGACAAAGCCGGAATGGCGGCAACCAAACCGAAAATTTATGCCTACGGACTATTGGTGCTCTGGACCCGGGCCGACATCGACCCCGCGCCGGGAATTGCCGTCCTGAACGACAAACGAATTCATAAAATTGCCGTCGCCAATCCCAGAATGGCTCCCTACGGTGCTGCGGCCGTAGCGGTAATGGCTCAGCAAAAACGGTTGGACATCTTACAACCCAAAATCGTTTACGGTGAAAGCATCGCACAGGTCAACCAATACCTGATTTCGGGGGCGGTCGAAGCGGGTTTTACGGCGAAATCCGTCGTTCTGGAACCGTCGATGCAGGGGAGGGGAAGATGGGCCAACGTCAAAGGGGCCGCGCCGATCGCGCAGGGGGTGGTTTTACTGAAAGGGGCCAAAGCCCATGCCCGCCAATTTTATGACTATCTGTTTTCGCCGGAAGCCCGGGCTATTTTCCGGCGCTACGGCTACCAAACGCCCGTGCACCCATGA
- the modB gene encoding molybdate ABC transporter permease subunit gives MTDFDWQPLLLTLRLATVTTGLLLLAGIPLAGWLAESRFRLKPAVEAVISLPLVLPPSVLGFYFLLAFSPTGLLGKKLLAWFDLRLLFTFEGLVVASLFYSLPFMVHPVQAGLENLPASLREASYTLGKSRWETFVRILLPNIKPSLLTGVVLSFAHTIGEFGLVLMIGGNLPGQTRVASVAIYDEVELLHYDTANVYALLLLAVSFGILLAVYAINRRWVIF, from the coding sequence ATGACTGATTTCGACTGGCAGCCTTTGTTACTGACGCTGCGGCTTGCTACGGTTACGACCGGGTTGCTGCTGCTGGCCGGGATTCCGCTGGCCGGTTGGCTGGCGGAATCCCGGTTTCGGCTCAAACCGGCGGTTGAAGCCGTGATTAGCCTGCCGCTGGTGTTGCCGCCGTCGGTTCTGGGGTTTTACTTCCTGCTGGCGTTTAGCCCCACGGGGTTGCTGGGCAAGAAACTGCTTGCGTGGTTTGATCTGCGTCTGCTATTTACATTTGAGGGGCTGGTGGTGGCATCGCTTTTTTACAGCCTGCCGTTCATGGTTCATCCCGTTCAGGCCGGGCTGGAAAATCTGCCCGCATCGCTGCGGGAAGCCTCTTATACATTGGGCAAATCGCGCTGGGAAACGTTTGTGCGGATTTTGCTACCCAACATAAAACCGTCGTTGCTGACGGGGGTTGTGCTTTCGTTTGCGCACACGATCGGTGAGTTTGGGCTGGTCCTGATGATTGGCGGCAACCTGCCCGGCCAGACCCGCGTGGCTTCCGTTGCGATTTACGACGAAGTGGAATTGCTGCATTATGACACCGCCAACGTTTACGCGCTGTTGCTCCTGGCCGTGTCTTTCGGAATTTTACTGGCGGTTTACGCCATCAACCGGCGATGGGTGATATTCTGA
- a CDS encoding sulfate/molybdate ABC transporter ATP-binding protein — protein sequence MGDILMPTIRLHARMNLLFASGPAPLDVDFTLKAGSLTGLYGPSGSGKTTLLRILAGLTGPETGIIQVGDQIWLDTSRRINVPTQQRNVGMVFQDAALFPNMTVRENVQYAAENRRDPIVDELLELAGLMNLAGRKPASLSGGQRQRVALIRALARRPRMLLLDEPFSALDVETREQLLAELVRLHQRFGTTTVLVSHHQEEIQRVADQVIRLEQGKAYLVEPALSARKKDPLSVHGVITALRTEAGLAQIQIQVGNERITLEVPLNTSEWQPGQPVMVSITSAAQVRKMD from the coding sequence ATGGGTGATATTCTGATGCCCACGATTCGGCTGCACGCCCGCATGAACCTGCTGTTTGCCAGCGGTCCGGCTCCCCTCGATGTTGATTTTACGCTGAAAGCCGGAAGTCTTACGGGGTTATACGGTCCTTCCGGTTCGGGAAAAACCACGCTGCTGCGTATTCTGGCGGGACTGACCGGGCCGGAGACGGGGATTATTCAGGTGGGTGACCAGATCTGGCTTGATACCAGCCGGCGAATCAACGTGCCGACGCAGCAGCGAAACGTGGGAATGGTGTTCCAGGATGCTGCGCTGTTTCCAAACATGACGGTTCGGGAGAATGTGCAGTATGCCGCCGAAAACCGGCGGGATCCCATTGTCGATGAACTCCTGGAACTGGCCGGTCTGATGAATCTGGCTGGTCGGAAACCCGCCAGCCTGTCGGGGGGGCAGCGCCAGCGGGTGGCACTGATCCGGGCACTGGCGCGTCGGCCCCGGATGCTGCTGCTGGATGAACCCTTCTCGGCCCTCGACGTCGAAACCCGCGAACAACTGCTGGCCGAACTGGTCCGATTACACCAGCGTTTTGGCACCACTACGGTGTTGGTATCCCATCATCAGGAAGAAATCCAGCGCGTTGCGGACCAGGTTATCAGGCTGGAACAGGGGAAGGCTTATTTGGTAGAACCGGCCCTCAGCGCACGTAAAAAAGACCCTTTGTCAGTACACGGTGTCATTACCGCTCTTCGCACCGAAGCAGGGCTGGCCCAGATTCAGATTCAGGTAGGAAACGAGCGGATAACGCTGGAAGTACCGTTAAATACGTCGGAATGGCAGCCCGGACAACCCGTAATGGTGTCCATCACGTCTGCTGCCCAAGTACGGAAGATGGATTGA
- a CDS encoding MBL fold metallo-hydrolase — protein MTIKTIDTGFFKLDGGAMFGVVPKTLWSKQHPADDANRCTWAMRCLLVESGRQLLLIDTGMGNKQDARFFSHYDPHGEASLLKSIQQAGYSEKDVTDVLLTHLHFDHVGGAVRRMGEQLEPTFPMATYWSHSDHWQWAVHPNPREKASFLTENITPLQESGQLQFVDQHPFPFPDVELLPVDGHTEKMTLPILRVGNQTVAYVADLIPSAAHVPLPWVMSYDVRPLLTMQEKAQLLQRAADENWILVFEHDPLIEAATVESTEKGIRIRDKGALASFL, from the coding sequence ATGACCATAAAGACAATTGACACTGGTTTTTTTAAGTTAGACGGGGGAGCCATGTTTGGGGTTGTCCCGAAAACGCTTTGGAGTAAACAGCATCCGGCCGACGACGCCAACCGCTGCACCTGGGCAATGCGGTGTTTGCTGGTGGAAAGCGGCCGGCAGTTGCTGCTGATCGATACCGGTATGGGCAACAAACAGGACGCCCGGTTTTTCAGTCATTACGATCCCCACGGTGAGGCATCCCTGTTGAAGTCCATCCAGCAGGCGGGGTATTCCGAAAAAGACGTTACGGATGTGCTGCTGACGCATCTGCATTTCGACCACGTAGGCGGAGCGGTTCGGCGGATGGGGGAGCAGTTGGAGCCGACCTTTCCGATGGCCACCTACTGGAGCCACAGTGACCACTGGCAATGGGCCGTTCATCCGAACCCCCGCGAAAAGGCGTCGTTTCTGACGGAAAATATCACGCCCTTGCAGGAGAGTGGTCAGTTGCAGTTTGTCGACCAACACCCGTTTCCCTTTCCGGATGTGGAGCTGTTGCCGGTTGATGGGCATACCGAGAAGATGACGCTGCCGATCCTCCGGGTGGGGAACCAAACTGTCGCGTATGTGGCGGATCTGATCCCCTCCGCGGCCCACGTTCCGCTGCCCTGGGTGATGAGCTACGATGTGCGGCCGTTGCTGACCATGCAGGAAAAAGCGCAGTTGTTGCAACGGGCCGCCGACGAAAACTGGATCCTGGTTTTCGAACATGACCCGTTGATCGAAGCGGCAACCGTCGAATCCACTGAAAAAGGCATTCGGATTCGTGACAAAGGCGCGCTGGCTTCGTTCTTATAG
- a CDS encoding patatin-like phospholipase family protein: MKFGLVLSGGGARGIAHLGVLKGLVEEGFSFSQISGTSAGAITGALFANGYTPDEILKIIETTPLYRHIRPAFTRMGLLRIDKAEAVFRTYLSHDSFEALQIPMHIAATDLTEGCLTVFETGELVRPMLASCCLPGIFEPYSINRHQYVDGAVLNNMPVEVIEEKVDFIVGVHCNPFTLQKPITSIKGVLERSLILAVRSKTRERLTRCNLLIEPPELSRYDVFDWRRAREIFRVGYQYTQSIKPQLIQTLASAI, from the coding sequence ATGAAATTTGGCTTAGTGCTTTCCGGGGGAGGGGCGCGGGGCATTGCGCACCTGGGTGTTTTGAAAGGCTTAGTGGAGGAGGGATTCTCGTTCAGTCAGATTTCGGGGACCAGTGCCGGGGCCATCACCGGTGCTCTGTTTGCCAATGGCTATACGCCCGACGAAATCCTGAAAATCATCGAAACCACCCCGTTGTACCGGCATATCCGGCCCGCCTTTACCCGGATGGGGCTGCTGCGCATCGACAAAGCGGAAGCCGTCTTCCGGACTTATTTGTCCCATGACAGCTTCGAAGCGCTGCAAATTCCGATGCACATTGCGGCCACGGATTTAACCGAGGGCTGTTTGACGGTATTTGAAACCGGCGAGCTGGTCCGACCGATGCTGGCTTCCTGCTGTTTGCCCGGTATTTTCGAGCCTTATTCGATCAACAGACACCAGTACGTCGACGGGGCTGTGCTCAACAACATGCCGGTGGAAGTGATCGAGGAAAAAGTAGACTTCATTGTGGGCGTACATTGCAACCCGTTCACCCTGCAAAAACCCATCACGTCAATCAAGGGCGTGCTGGAGCGGAGCCTGATTCTGGCCGTTCGGAGCAAAACCCGGGAACGCCTGACCCGGTGTAACCTCCTGATTGAACCGCCCGAACTGAGTCGCTACGATGTTTTTGACTGGCGACGCGCCCGGGAGATCTTCCGGGTTGGTTACCAGTACACCCAGTCCATCAAACCGCAATTGATTCAAACCCTTGCTTCTGCGATTTAA
- a CDS encoding SusC/RagA family TonB-linked outer membrane protein, which yields MRRSLLLSFLLTTLVWVSAIAQDRQVTGKVVSAEDGSSLPGVSIQVKGTARGTQTDASGNYTLNVPNSGATLVFSFIGTTTQEIAVGNRSTIDVKLANDTRALNEVVVVGYGTQQRRDLTGSQLTVKGDEIAKLPVQTFETALQGRTPGVQITQGSGKLGSALQIRVRGAASISAGNEPLYVLDGIPITSQDVNTTDTELFSPLADIDPNDIESIEILKDASASSIYGSRASNGVVLITTKRGKAGRTNVQIGYYTGITNATRKREFLNAAEYKELFSEALTNAGIDPNDPLDGFPGYGIDPNSTADSDWAGVAFRQGSVNQANFGINGGNEKTRFSLTGATNKQVGFIIGNNFRRNNMRLNVDHTISNKFNVGASIAFSSINNKKVSGDNAFSNPIQLNALPPLQPIYNPNDPTGYNRGTLYYNNLVELDNAYNYARTFRTFGNLFGQYQLAPGLSFRSEYGFDILNLQEEIYQGRVTEDGAPTGYGYQAMSRVNNWTTNNTLTYLKNIGTDHSFDVLAGITYQEQNVQTVSATGRNFPNDRFKELASASQKTDASSTETGYSILSYLARANYKYKDRYLVTLTGRVDGSSRFGADNRYGVFPSASLGWILNEEEFIKNALPVLSLLKLRASYGLTGNSEIDNFASRGLYGTINYGDQVGIRPSQVANAALRWEKSTQFDLGLEFGFRNNRVNGQIDFYNKITDDLLLNVPQPATNGFSNIYQNIGSMRNRGIEFSITSQNLIGALRWSTNFNISFNRNKVTRLNVSPIRANSRFLSYVTEGQPLGVFYGKKYVGVDPNNGDALYEGADGQPTSNYATAPELFVGDPNPDFTGGLNNTFSYKGFDLSFLFQFVYGNDLFNVAGIYQSVNGNYFDNQSKDQMNRWQKPGDVTNVPRAEFDAANGSGLSSRWMEDGSFLRLKTVSLGYNLPSSLLKKAFIQTARVYVSGLNLLTFTKYSGYDPEVNTQYVNTTNQTANVALGHDFYTPPQARTFTFGVNLGF from the coding sequence ATGAGAAGATCATTACTGCTTAGCTTCCTGCTAACGACGCTGGTATGGGTCTCAGCGATCGCGCAGGACCGGCAGGTTACGGGCAAGGTTGTCTCTGCGGAGGACGGATCGTCCTTACCGGGTGTTTCCATTCAGGTGAAGGGAACCGCACGCGGAACGCAAACGGATGCCAGTGGGAATTATACCCTCAACGTGCCGAATTCGGGTGCGACGCTGGTTTTTAGCTTTATTGGAACCACGACGCAGGAAATTGCCGTCGGAAACCGCAGCACCATCGACGTGAAGCTGGCGAACGATACCCGCGCCCTGAACGAAGTGGTGGTGGTTGGATACGGCACGCAGCAGCGTCGGGACCTTACGGGGTCGCAACTGACGGTCAAGGGCGACGAAATTGCCAAGCTGCCGGTTCAGACTTTTGAAACGGCTCTGCAGGGCCGCACCCCGGGCGTTCAGATCACGCAGGGAAGCGGTAAACTCGGGTCGGCCTTACAGATTCGCGTTCGGGGGGCGGCTTCCATTTCCGCCGGTAACGAACCGCTGTACGTTCTGGACGGTATTCCCATCACCTCGCAGGATGTAAACACGACCGACACCGAATTATTCAGCCCGCTGGCCGACATTGATCCCAACGATATTGAATCCATTGAAATCCTGAAAGATGCATCGGCCTCCTCGATCTACGGCTCACGGGCCAGCAACGGGGTTGTGCTGATTACGACCAAACGCGGAAAAGCGGGTCGGACCAACGTTCAGATCGGCTATTATACGGGTATTACGAACGCAACCCGCAAGCGGGAGTTTTTGAATGCCGCCGAATACAAAGAGCTGTTCTCCGAAGCCTTAACCAACGCTGGAATCGATCCGAACGATCCGCTGGACGGTTTTCCGGGGTACGGTATCGATCCCAACTCAACCGCCGACAGCGACTGGGCCGGGGTGGCATTTCGTCAGGGGTCGGTTAATCAGGCCAACTTCGGGATCAACGGCGGGAACGAGAAAACCCGTTTCAGCCTGACCGGCGCGACTAACAAGCAGGTCGGTTTTATCATCGGTAACAACTTCCGCCGGAACAACATGCGGCTGAACGTCGACCACACGATCAGCAACAAGTTCAACGTAGGGGCCAGCATTGCCTTTTCCAGCATCAACAACAAAAAGGTATCGGGCGACAATGCGTTCTCGAACCCCATTCAGTTGAACGCCCTGCCTCCGCTTCAGCCAATCTACAACCCCAACGATCCGACGGGCTATAACCGTGGCACGCTGTATTACAACAACCTGGTTGAGCTGGATAACGCCTACAATTACGCCCGGACGTTCCGTACTTTTGGCAATTTATTTGGTCAGTACCAACTGGCACCGGGCCTGTCGTTCCGCAGCGAATATGGATTTGACATTCTGAACCTGCAGGAGGAAATCTACCAGGGCCGCGTAACGGAAGACGGTGCGCCGACCGGGTACGGCTACCAGGCCATGAGCCGGGTCAACAACTGGACGACCAATAACACGCTGACTTACCTGAAAAACATCGGCACCGACCATTCGTTCGATGTGCTGGCGGGGATAACCTACCAGGAGCAAAACGTTCAGACGGTATCCGCAACGGGCCGCAACTTCCCCAACGACAGATTCAAGGAGTTGGCCAGCGCCAGCCAGAAAACCGATGCCAGCTCGACCGAAACCGGGTACAGCATCCTGTCGTACCTGGCACGGGCGAACTACAAATACAAAGACCGTTATCTGGTAACTCTGACGGGCCGGGTCGATGGTTCGTCACGCTTCGGTGCCGACAACCGGTACGGTGTCTTCCCCTCGGCTTCGCTGGGCTGGATTCTGAACGAAGAGGAGTTCATCAAAAACGCGCTTCCGGTTCTGAGTCTGCTGAAACTGCGGGCCAGCTACGGTCTGACCGGGAACTCGGAAATCGACAACTTCGCATCGCGCGGTCTGTACGGAACCATCAATTACGGTGATCAGGTGGGAATCCGCCCGTCGCAGGTAGCCAATGCGGCCCTGCGTTGGGAAAAATCAACGCAGTTTGACCTGGGTCTGGAATTTGGCTTCCGTAACAACCGCGTCAACGGCCAGATTGATTTCTACAACAAAATTACCGACGACCTGCTGCTGAACGTACCGCAACCGGCCACTAACGGTTTCTCGAACATCTACCAGAACATTGGTAGCATGCGCAACCGGGGTATTGAGTTCAGCATTACGTCCCAGAATCTGATTGGGGCGTTGCGCTGGTCGACCAACTTCAACATTTCGTTCAACCGCAATAAAGTAACGCGGCTCAACGTATCGCCGATTCGGGCCAACTCGCGCTTCCTGAGCTACGTGACGGAGGGCCAGCCGCTGGGGGTATTCTACGGCAAAAAATACGTCGGGGTTGACCCCAATAACGGAGATGCCCTGTACGAAGGTGCCGATGGCCAGCCGACCAGCAACTATGCTACGGCGCCCGAGCTGTTTGTGGGTGATCCGAACCCCGATTTCACGGGTGGTTTGAACAACACCTTCTCCTACAAAGGATTTGATCTGAGCTTCTTGTTTCAGTTTGTGTACGGAAATGATCTGTTTAACGTGGCCGGTATCTACCAGTCGGTAAATGGTAACTATTTCGATAACCAGAGCAAAGATCAGATGAATCGCTGGCAGAAGCCGGGGGATGTTACCAATGTTCCGCGGGCGGAATTTGACGCGGCAAACGGCTCCGGTTTATCGTCCCGCTGGATGGAAGATGGATCGTTCCTGCGGTTGAAAACCGTTTCGCTGGGGTATAACCTGCCGAGCTCGCTGCTGAAAAAAGCGTTCATTCAAACGGCGCGGGTGTATGTATCCGGCCTGAACCTGCTGACGTTTACGAAGTATAGCGGCTACGATCCGGAGGTAAACACGCAGTACGTCAACACGACGAATCAAACGGCTAACGTTGCCCTGGGTCACGATTTTTACACCCCACCGCAAGCCAGAACGTTTACGTTTGGTGTTAACCTTGGTTTTTAA
- a CDS encoding RagB/SusD family nutrient uptake outer membrane protein, with protein MKKTIISLSLAMILGVSACDKRLDIEPRQSVDAATALASEQDIESALIGAYGVLGGTGGGLADAELYGTNLLLLPDLLAADSYVEWRGSFASYREVTSRQMLATNAEAQRTWITAYQVINVANNILGSLDKVSNPDRKTEVEGEARFLRGIMYFELVRLFSLPWGATAANSQPGVPLVLRATLTQEQAAETKARNTVAEVYAQVIDDLTKAKDAMPEDNGLRANRFAALAFLSRVYLQQSDYAKALAAANEVIESGNYQLNNDVTTVFRNKNTDESVFEIQENTQNNPGTSNDGLTTFYASIPAGGAAVGRGDVQVLNAFVESYATTDKRRTELFYIGVKGNGTRYYSGKWADFYANIPVIRLSEMLLTRAECNLRLASTTGATPAEDLNTVRTRAGLAPIAAPTLADVLKERTQELAFEGQRIHDIKRTKGKTGTLNWDDPKLVMPIPKREIDANNQLVQNAGY; from the coding sequence ATGAAAAAAACAATCATATCTTTAAGTCTGGCCATGATTCTGGGCGTCAGTGCCTGCGACAAAAGGCTGGATATTGAACCCCGTCAGTCGGTTGATGCCGCCACGGCTTTGGCCTCGGAGCAGGACATTGAAAGTGCCCTGATCGGCGCATATGGCGTCTTAGGTGGAACCGGTGGCGGATTGGCGGATGCGGAATTGTACGGCACTAACCTGCTGCTGCTGCCCGATTTGCTGGCCGCGGACAGCTACGTGGAGTGGCGTGGTTCGTTTGCCAGCTACCGTGAGGTGACCAGCCGGCAGATGCTGGCTACCAACGCCGAAGCACAGCGAACCTGGATCACGGCGTATCAGGTCATCAACGTAGCCAACAACATTCTCGGATCGCTCGACAAGGTGTCGAACCCCGACCGCAAAACGGAAGTAGAAGGCGAAGCGCGTTTCCTGCGGGGCATCATGTATTTTGAACTGGTTCGTCTGTTTAGTTTGCCCTGGGGCGCTACGGCCGCCAACAGTCAGCCGGGGGTTCCGCTCGTGTTGCGGGCAACCCTGACGCAGGAGCAGGCGGCCGAAACCAAGGCCCGGAATACGGTGGCCGAAGTCTACGCGCAGGTGATTGATGACCTGACGAAGGCCAAAGACGCGATGCCGGAGGACAACGGGCTGCGGGCCAACCGATTTGCGGCTCTGGCTTTTCTGTCGCGGGTGTATCTGCAACAATCGGACTACGCCAAAGCCCTGGCAGCGGCCAACGAAGTAATCGAGTCGGGTAACTACCAGTTGAACAACGACGTTACCACGGTTTTCCGGAATAAAAACACGGACGAAAGCGTATTTGAAATTCAGGAAAACACCCAGAACAACCCCGGAACCAGCAACGACGGTCTGACTACCTTCTACGCAAGCATTCCGGCCGGTGGGGCTGCCGTAGGCCGGGGCGATGTTCAGGTTCTGAACGCGTTCGTGGAGTCGTACGCTACGACGGACAAGCGCCGGACGGAACTGTTTTACATTGGGGTAAAAGGCAACGGAACGCGGTATTACAGCGGAAAATGGGCCGATTTTTACGCCAACATCCCGGTAATCCGGTTGTCAGAAATGCTGCTGACCCGCGCCGAATGCAACCTGCGGCTGGCCTCCACCACGGGCGCTACCCCCGCCGAAGATCTGAATACCGTTCGGACCCGGGCCGGTCTTGCACCGATTGCCGCCCCAACCCTGGCCGACGTGCTCAAGGAACGTACCCAGGAACTGGCTTTCGAAGGTCAGCGCATTCACGACATCAAACGCACGAAAGGCAAAACGGGAACCCTGAACTGGGATGATCCAAAACTAGTCATGCCGATTCCGAAACGGGAAATTGATGCAAACAATCAGTTGGTTCAAAATGCCGGTTACTAA